Proteins encoded in a region of the Anguilla anguilla isolate fAngAng1 chromosome 10, fAngAng1.pri, whole genome shotgun sequence genome:
- the kazald3 gene encoding kazal-type serine peptidase inhibitor domain 3, with translation MPWCRLVLVLIVLSLRNSESFPNNKFEDTGEDAEPVESDMVEDEIDSKNETLCDQCSPDLCPAALGCRAGIVLDSCGCCSECGNLEGQPCDLDSRNSFYGLCGSDLQCKIDISDLGLGEIPEPQCICKFQEAVCGSDGRTYMNICQFKEAAYSTLGLSVEENGPCRTAPLIKVPPHNLVNVTGSTMSFLCEVFAYPMALIEWKKDGNDVTLPGDDPHISVQTRGGPQKYELSSWLQIEGLAPGDAGTYRCVAHNALGSVSASGVLGVLGPDEMSAYLSENMTEMFGYDQTREYDEDYY, from the exons ATGCCATGGTGTAGACTCGTTTTAGTATTAATAGTGCTGAGCCTGAGAAACAGTGAAAGCTTTCCAAATAACAAGTTTGAGGACACCGGTGAAGATGCTGAGCCAGTTGAATCAGACATGGTAGAAGATGAAATAGACAGCAAAAATGAGACTCTATGCGATCAGTGTTCACCAGATCTGTGTCCAGCGGCACTGGGTTGCAGAGCGGGGATAGTTTTGGATAGCTGTGGTTGCTGCTCCGAGTGCGGGAATTTGGAAGGACAGCCGTGTGACCTGGACTCCCGTAACAGTTTTTACGGTCTCTGTGGATCGGATCTCCAGTGCAAAATCGACATCTCAGACCTTGGACTGGGAGAGATACCAGAGCCGCAGTGTATTTGCAAATTCCAAGAGGCAGTGTGTGGTTCGGACGGCAGAACGTACATGAATATTTGTCAGTTTAAAGAAGCGGCTTATTCTACATTAGGACTAAGTGTTGAGGAAAACGGCCCATGCCGAACAG CTCCTCTCATTAAGGTCCCACCACATAACCTTGTAAACGTGACTGGGAGCACCATGTCGTTCCTGTGCGAGGTCTTCGCATATCCAATGGCGTTAATTGAATGGAAGAAGGATGGCAATGACGTTACCCTTCCGGGAGACGACCCTCATATTTCTGTGCAG ACACGGGGGGGTCCCCAGAAGTACGAGCTGTCCAGCTGGCTCCAGATCGAGGGCCTCGCACCAGGGGATGCGGGAACTTACCGCTGTgtggcccacaatgcactgggcaGTGTCTCTGCATCGGGTGTGCTGGGAGTACTGGGGCCTG ATGAGATGTCTGCCTATTTATCAGAAAATATGACAGAAATGTTTGGGTATGACCAGACAAGAGAGTACGATGAAGACTACTATTAA
- the dok2 gene encoding docking protein 2, which translates to MTGNSGPLHRSQTLLAQLVVLQGYRRLEGASGGEIAMDEDVRKKGVLYIQQQRFGKKWKKVWSIIYRESACSISRMEFFECKDNAVSMEKADKTLRKQENKKVIKLSDCIRVSEVEMDCPKDCGPFLVETTEKLFVFAAENSELEDWTQKLCEIAFPMNWSERVVPKRSSIQRGPTRGDPEESTMEENSLYCRGDHALRDFKVLVRKTEASERCRLRGSFFLRADFDSLILIDSKSGEMLFAWPYRYLRRFGRDKVTFSFEAGRRCDTGEGNFEFETKQGNGLFQAVETAINMQKNTYAPQRQASGGMDMEPAPRHPITKDSCVYSTISEAQMRDSPAPPQGARSRLDLPSDKLLTGVKSLTLDTRPPPRKNQVKTISSCPLLNSEDQAYSHTSMTRDQGEPEEAKPTSAAHGRQGSHDEYSLPFDTISKNLMACFLAAQTPLAGDAGSERDNRADGAEAPDPIYDSIDEMSVRPVIKTQSQVRKPTEFKVEHIYDEPEGCAAMVTEVRGPTSLYDEPEEVKGYAWKFQGTAVDPGGHEYPYNPHIDDYAVPKPAKRAFPDLQEDQSKEDDDSPYDNVMSKMTSRGNR; encoded by the exons ATGACGGGGAACTCGGGGCCTCTGCATCGATCGCAGACGCTACTGGCTCAGCTCGTCGTGCTACAGGGCTACAGACGGCTCGAAGGAGCCAGCGGAGGAGAGATCGCGATGGACGAGGACGTCAGGAAGAAGGGAGTACTGTACATTCAACAGCAGAGGTTTGGGAAG AAATGGAAGAAGGTGTGGTCCATCATCTACAGAGAGAGTGCCTGCTCCATCTCCCGGATGGAGTTCTTTGAGTGCAAAGACAATGCGGTCAGCATGGAGAAGGCCGACAAGACCCTCCGCAAGCAGGAGAACAAGAAGGTCATCAAGCTGAGTGACTGCATCCGGGTGTCGGAGGTGGAGATGGACTGCCCCAAGGACTGCGGCCCCTTCCTGGTGGAGACCACCGAGAAGCTCTTCGTATTCGCAGCAGAGAACTCTGAGCTGGAGGACTGGACCCAGAAGCTTTGTGAGATTGCCTTCCCT ATGAACTGGAGTGAGCGCGTGGTGCCCAAGCGCAGCAGTATCCAGAGGGGCCCCACAAGAGGGGACCCAGAAGAGTCCACAATGGAGGAGAACTCTCTGTACTGCAGAGGAGACCATG CCTTAAGGGACTTCAAGGTGTTGGTGAGGAAAACGGAGGCCTCGGAGAGGTGCAGGTTACGTGGATCCTTCTTCCTGCGTGCCGATTTCGACAGCCTCATCCTCATAGACTCAAAGTCAGGCGAGATGCTCTTCGCCTGGCCCTACCGCTACCTCCGAAGGTTCGGTCGGGACAAG GTTACTTTTTCCTTTGAAGCGGGACGCCGATGTGACACCGGGGAAGGAAACTTTGAGTTCGAGACCAAGCAGGGGAACGGCCTCTTCCAGGCAGTTGAGACGGCCATCAACATGCAGAAGAACACCTATGCCCCTCAGAGGCAGGCCTCGGGAGGGATGGACATGGAGCCCGCCCCCAGACACCCGATCACGAAGGACAGCTGCGTCTACAGCACCATCAGTGAAGCCCAGATGAGggacagccccgccccaccacaGGGCGCTAGGTCCAGGCTGGACCTGCCCAGCGACAAACTGCTGACCGGAGTGAAGAGCCTGACCCTGGACACCAGGCCGCCCCCCCGAAAGAACCAGGTCAAGACTATCTCAAGCTGCCCACTCCTCAACAGCGAGGACCAGGCCTATTCCCACACCTCCATGACACGGGACCAGGGGGAGCCGGAGGAGGCCAAGCCAACATCCGCAGCTCACGGCAGGCAAGGTTCCCACGACGAATACTCCCTCCCTTTTGACACTATCAGCAAGAACCTGATGGCCTGCTTCCTGGCCGCTCAGACGCCCCTGGCTGGGGATGCAGGCAGCGAGAGGGACAACCGTGCAGATGGTGCAGAGGCCCCTGATCCCATCTATGACTCCATAGACGAGATGTCCGTCAGGCCAGTCATCAAGACCCAGTCCCAGGTCCGTAAGCCCACCGAGTTCAAGGTCGAGCACATTTACGATGAGCCCGAGGGTTGCGCGGCCATGGTAACGGAGGTCAGGGGGCCCACCTCCCTTTACGACGAACCGGAAGAGGTCAAGGGTTACGCCTGGAAATTCCAAGGCACAGCAGTGGACCCCGGTGGCCATGAGTATCCCTACAACCCGCACATTGATGACTATGCCGTCCCAAAACCAGCAAAAAGGGCTTTCCCTGACCTCCAGGAGGACCAATCAAAAGAAGACGATGACTCCCCTTACGATAATGTGATGTCAAAAATGACCAGCAGAGGAAACAGATAA